In a single window of the Pyrococcus sp. NA2 genome:
- a CDS encoding ATPase AAA, producing MESVKEADTWKPITKGRLNEIYLGRGVKSVNGTLDRWLKINEDDANHMLFLGPSGFQKTTTMKAILQEIWLNTRWGRNQEPPLIIIFERKYDRAKAQLVKRAFYELINERGESWLKARISQITELSLYIQMLESPAYEGQLGLMGDFALGWENILGLLKYDRQHTLFSLFGIEPMAFPTRRFVFNPTREPHYIALDSGPETEVIATFIRYERLDFEDLVKVININPNTIYAQIIKTAWDEEKVRNPDELIIEAKRIYNEMLEFLEVENKKPPTSLWGVYNVAKSLKKVTWLKANGEDLFDIIDNTKINVVDFSQNSDLTESAKNIIFKKVIEWVLKKYVQEKETAVFIAGDEIQNYLRSHWGRNIIAKLFREGRSNQVNFLVATQYLHSLPAEIVYGASHIAILGTLASADDYNLLKKVVPDFDVNFERIVATSLEEVEILKKKNRGKGYFIYNKFFTERIHFRPSQTL from the coding sequence GTGGAGTCTGTAAAAGAAGCAGACACGTGGAAACCCATTACAAAAGGCAGACTCAACGAAATTTATCTTGGCAGGGGTGTTAAGAGCGTAAACGGTACACTAGACAGATGGTTAAAGATAAATGAAGATGATGCTAACCACATGCTGTTTCTCGGACCAAGTGGCTTCCAAAAGACGACTACAATGAAAGCCATTCTCCAGGAGATTTGGTTAAACACCCGTTGGGGTAGAAACCAAGAACCCCCACTCATAATAATTTTCGAGAGAAAATACGACAGAGCAAAGGCGCAATTAGTCAAGAGAGCATTTTATGAGCTAATTAATGAAAGAGGGGAGAGCTGGTTAAAAGCCAGAATAAGCCAAATTACTGAACTCAGTTTATACATTCAAATGCTAGAATCTCCTGCTTACGAAGGTCAACTAGGTCTTATGGGGGACTTTGCCCTAGGATGGGAAAACATTCTAGGATTGCTCAAGTATGACAGACAACACACCCTCTTTAGCCTCTTTGGCATAGAACCAATGGCATTCCCAACAAGAAGATTTGTCTTTAACCCAACAAGAGAACCTCACTATATAGCCCTCGATTCTGGTCCCGAGACAGAGGTTATAGCAACATTCATCAGATATGAACGGCTTGATTTTGAAGACCTTGTAAAAGTCATAAACATAAATCCAAACACTATCTACGCACAAATCATTAAAACAGCGTGGGATGAAGAGAAAGTAAGAAATCCAGACGAACTAATAATTGAAGCCAAGAGAATTTACAATGAAATGCTTGAATTTCTCGAAGTTGAAAACAAAAAACCCCCAACAAGCTTGTGGGGAGTATACAATGTTGCAAAGAGCTTGAAGAAAGTTACATGGCTAAAAGCTAATGGTGAGGATCTATTTGACATCATAGACAATACAAAGATCAACGTAGTGGACTTTAGCCAAAACTCCGATTTAACAGAGTCTGCAAAGAACATTATCTTCAAGAAGGTTATTGAGTGGGTTCTGAAAAAGTATGTTCAAGAAAAAGAAACTGCAGTTTTCATAGCAGGGGATGAAATACAGAACTACCTAAGATCCCATTGGGGTAGAAATATAATTGCAAAACTATTTAGAGAAGGCCGTTCAAACCAAGTAAACTTCCTGGTGGCTACACAGTATTTGCACAGCTTACCAGCTGAGATAGTATATGGAGCCAGTCATATTGCAATACTAGGAACCCTGGCCTCAGCTGATGACTATAACCTTCTCAAGAAAGTTGTCCCTGATTTTGATGTTAATTTTGAGAGAATAGTTGCTACTTCCCTGGAAGAAGTTGAGATACTAAAGAAAAAGAACCGTGGAAAAGGCTATTTCATTTATAATAAGTTCTTCACTGAGCGAATTCATTTTAGGCCCTCCCAAACACTTTAG